A single Vanacampus margaritifer isolate UIUO_Vmar chromosome 14, RoL_Vmar_1.0, whole genome shotgun sequence DNA region contains:
- the slc5a1 gene encoding sodium/glucose cotransporter 1, translated as MSRDYFGFSFVRSNAANNTSRVALNNPADISVIVIYFLVVLAVGLWAMVRTNRATVGGFFLAGRSMVWWPIGASLFASNIGSGHFVGIAGTGAASGIAIGGFEWNALIVVVILGWLFVPIYIKAGVITMPEYLKKRFGGQRIRVYLSVLSLFLYIFTKISADMFSGAIFINQAVGLNIYLAVVALLLITAVYTVTGGLAAVIYTDTLQTIIMIVGSFILMGFAFDKVGGYESFQERYMNAVPSITGNISESCYKPRQDSFHIFRDAITGDLPWPGLVFGLTIQAMWYWCTDQVIVQRCLSAKNLSHVKGGCILCGYLKLFPMFLMVFPGMISRILYSDVVACVDPDECVKHCGASVGCTNIAYPKLVVLLMPDGLRGLMLSVMLASLMSSLTSIFNSASTLFTMDIYTKFRRSATEKELMIAGRVFIVALIGVSIAWIPVVQSAQSGQLFDYIQSITSYLTPPVAAVFILAIFCKRVNESGAFYGLVIGLLIGLSRMIAEFAYGTGSCVEPSNCPTIICGVHYLYFAIILFVVSCIVIVGVSLVTKPIADEHLYRLCWSLRNSTEERVDLEKDDWVENDNSVEMEEPEEEPGLCKKALTSFCGLEQKKAPKLSKEEEAELQRKLTDTSEVPLWRNVVNVNAILLLCVAVFFHGFYG; from the exons ATGTCTCGTGACTACTTTGGCTTCTCCTTCGTGAGGAGCAATGCCGCAAACAACACCAGCCGTGTGGCCCTCAATAATCCTGCTGATATATCTgtcattgtgatttattttttggtggtcTTGGCTGTTGGACTATGG GCTATGGTTCGTACCAACCGCGCCACTGTCGGTGGCTTCTTCCTAGCTGGCAGAAGTATGGTTTGGTGGCCG ATTGGAGCATCACTTTTCGCCAGTAACATTGGAAGTGGGCACTTTGTGGGAATTGCCGGGACTGGTGCAGCCTCCGGAATAGCCATTGGTGGATTTGAATGGAAT GCTCTCATTGTGGTGGTCATCCTGGGATGGCTCTTTGTGCCTATCTACATTAAAGCTGGG GTGATCACCATGCCTGAGTACCTGAAGAAGAGGTTTGGTGGGCAGCGCATTCGTGTCTACCTCTCAGTGCTCTCCCTCTTCCTGTACATTTTCACCAAGATCTCA GCAGACATGTTCTCTGGCGCCATTTTTATCAACCAGGCTGTGGGCCTTAACATCTACTTGGCTGTCGTGGCGTTGCTCCTGATTACGGCGGTGTACACCGTCACAG GTGGCTTGGCTGCAGTGATCTACACAGACACCTTACAGACCATCATCATGATAGTCGGATCATTCATTCTCATGGGTTTTG CCTTCGATAAAGTGGGTGGCTATGAAAGCTTCCAGGAACGCTACATGAATGCCGTTCCTTCCATCACGGGGAACATCAGTGAAAGTTGCTACAAGCCTCGGCAGGACTCCTTTCACATTTTCAGGGACGCCATCACAGGAGACCTGCCGTGGCCTGGCCTGGTGTTCGGACTAACTATTCAAGCCATGTGGTACTGGTGTACTGATCAG GTGATTGTGCAGCGTTGCCTGTCAGCCAAGAATTTATCCCACGTTAAAGGCGGTTGCATCTTATGTGGCTACCTGAAGCTGTTTCCCATGTTCCTTATGGTTTTCCCTGGAATGATAAGCAGGATTCTCTACTCTG ACGTGGTAGCCTGCGTAGACCCGGACGAATGTGTAAAACACTGCGGGGCCAGTGTGGGCTGCACCAACATCGCTTATCCCAAACTGGTGGTGCTTCTGATGCCCGACG GTCTGCGTGGTCTCATGCTGTCGGTCATGCTGGCCTCTCTCATGAGCTCCCTCACCTCCATCTTCAACAGCGCCAGCACTCTCTTCACCATGGACATCTACACCAAGTTCCGTCGCTCCGCCACCGAGAAGGAGCTCATGATCGCCGGCAG AGTGTTCATTGTGGCGCTGATTGGCGTGAGCATCGCGTGGATCCCGGTGGTGCAGTCGGCCCAGAGCGGTCAGCTCTTTGACTATATCCAGTCCATTACCAGCTACCTCACACCGCCCGTCGCGGCCGTTTTCATACTGGCCATCTTCTGCAAGCGAGTCAATGAGTCT GGTGCCTTTTACGGGCTCGTCATCGGCCTCCTAATTGGCCTGTCAAGGATGATCGCAGAGTTTGCTTATGGCACAGGCAGCTGTGTGGAGCCCAGTAATTGCCCCACCATCATATGTGGCGTTCACTACCTCTACTTCGCCATCATCCTCTTCGTGGTTTCCTGCATAGTCATCGTCGGCGTCTCCCTCGTGACCAAACCCATCGCCGACGAACAC TTGTATCGACTGTGTTGGAGCCTGAGGAACAGTACTGAAGAAAGAGTTGACCTGGAGAAAGACGACTGGGTGGAAAATGACAACAGTGTGGAAATGGAGG AACCAGAGGAGGAGCCCGGCTTGTGCAAGAAGGCACTAACAAGCTTCTGCGGCCTGGAGCAAAAGAAAGCTCCAAAGCTGAGCAAAGAGGAGGAGGCCGAGCTGCAGAGGAAGCTCACAGACACATCCGAAGTGCCACTATGGAGGAACGTTGTCAACGTCAATGCTATCCTCCTCCTCTGCGTAGCCGTCTTTTTTCATGGATTTTACGGCTAA
- the rnf208 gene encoding RING finger protein 208 — translation MSCLRRQPVTIPMDTVKIIQSEKFPRECTVPVTQPRFAPPPRVAWDGGGEGEIIVNQACSDLTLDMTVATPRPMPSPQTPIIRREQSFLAQRKTSANEICYHQFHYKMEDVIVNQYVLRSSSTSSSSSSTSSGPPMPCEPLDCPTCGHTYNFAGKRPRILSCLHSVCEECLQILYESCPKYKFISCPTCRRETVLFTDYGLAALAINTSILSRLPADPNGPVQWGGDADRSCYQTVRQYCQSACTCHIANPLSSCGIM, via the coding sequence ATGTCTTGCCTCAGGCGTCAGCCCGTCACCATCCCGATGGACACGGTCAAGATCATCCAATCCGAGAAGTTCCCCAGAGAGTGCACGGTGCCCGTCACCCAACCTCGCTTCGCCCCGCCCCCCAGAGTGGCGTGGGACGGCGGCGGCGAGGGGGAGATCATCGTCAACCAAGCCTGCAGCGACCTGACGCTCGACATGACGGTGGCGACCCCCAGACCCATGCCGTCCCCCCAGACCCCCATCATCCGCAGGGAGCAGAGCTTCTTAGCGCAGCGCAAAACCAGTGCCAACGAGATCTGCTACCACCAGTTCCACTACAAGATGGAGGACGTCATCGTCAACCAGTACGTGCTGCGCTCCTCCTCCACGTCCTCGTCATCGTCCTCGACCTCTTCGGGGCCGCCCATGCCCTGCGAGCCCCTGGACTGCCCCACCTGCGGCCATACCTACAACTTCGCCGGCAAGCGCCCTCGCATCTTGTCCTGCCTGCACTCGGTGTGCGAGGAGTGCCTGCAGATCCTCTACGAGTCGTGCCCCAAGTACAAGTTCATCTCTTGCCCCACCTGCCGCCGCGAGACCGTGCTCTTTACCGACTACGGCCTGGCGGCCCTCGCCATCAACACCAGCATCCTGAGCCGACTGCCCGCCGACCCCAACGGGCCCGTGCAGTGGGGCGGGGACGCTGACCGCAGCTGCTACCAGACTGTGCGCCAGTACTGCCAGTCGGCATGCACCTGCCACATCGCCAACCCGCTGTCCTCCTGCGGCATCATGTAG